The stretch of DNA GGGTCTACAGATGAAGAAACTGTCACTACTCGCATTGGTGCTTGGAGCGCTGCTTATGGCTTTGGCCGGCTGCTCTGGGAAGGAAGGCGCAGACAGCGGCAAGCTTGTGATTGGCATTGATGATAAGTTCGCGCCGATGGGCTTTCGGGATGAACAGAACAATATTGTAGGTTTTGATATTGATTACGCTAAGGCTGCTGCGGAGAAGATGGGGGTTCAGGCGGAGTTCCAGCCGATTGATTGGTCTTCCAAAGAGTCTGAGCTGACAAGCGGCCGGATTGATTTGATCTGGAACGGGTATACAATTACGGATGAGCGCAAAGAGAAGGTGCTGTTCACGAAGCCTTATCTGAAGAACAGCCAGGTCATTATGGTGCTGGCTAAATCTCCGATTGCGAAGCTGACGGACTTGGCTGGCAAGGAAGTGGGGCTGCAGTCCTTATCTTCGGCTGCCGATGCACTGGATGCGAGTCCGATCAAGACAGAGCTTAAGAAGGTAACTGAGTTCTCCGATAATGTTCTGGCTTTGTCGGATTTGAAGAACGGCCGCGTTGATGCCGTGGTGATTGATGAAGTGGTTGCCAGATACTACATGTCCAAGGAGAAGGACACCTTTAAGCTGCTGGATGAGTCTTTGGCACCTGAGGAATATGGAGTCGGTGTGAAGAAGGGGAATGAAGAGCTGCTGAACAAGCTGCAGAAAGCCCTTGATGAGCTGAATACGGACGGCACAGCGGCGCAGATTTCGAACAAGTGGTTTGGGGAAGACAAAGTTCTGAAATAGGTTAGTTTATAGCAAATATACTCTACAGACCGGATGAGCTACAGAAGATCCGGTCTTGTTTTTGGGAGCCTGGATAAATATGAGCTTAGATTATTTAATTCAAATTACCGGTCCAATGCTGGAAGGAGCCCGCACAACCATTGTTTTATTTCTGATCTCTGTTGTGCTGTCCATTCCGCTGGGCTTTTTGGTGACCCTGATGGTCAAAAGCCGGATCAAGCCATTAGCTTGGCTGGCGCACGCCTATATTTATGTAATGCGCGGCACGCCGCTCTTGCTGCAGATGCTGTTCTTCTGCTTCGGCCTGCCGAATCTGCCAGTCATAGGCGAGTATTTGGTGCTTGACCGCTTCGTGGCCGCGGCGCTTGCATTCGTGCTGAACTATGCCGCCTACTTCGCGGAGATCTTCCGCGGCGGGCTCTTGGCTGTCGATCAAGGACAGCATGAGGCCGCACAGGTGCTTGGACTCAGCCGGTGGCAGACGACGGTGCGCATTATCATGCCGCAGATGTTCCGTGTTGCGCTTCCGGCAGTAGCGAATGAATCGATTACGCTCGTTAAGGATACAGCGCTGCTGTACGCCGTAGCTGTACCGGAGCTGCTGCACTTTGCCTTAACCGCAGTCAACCGCGATTTTACCATTATGCCATTCTTCGTTGCCGGCGTGATTTATTTGCTGATGACCATGGTCTTGACCTTGTTGTTCAAGCTGATTGAGAAGAAGTTCAAATTCGAATAGAAGGACTGTCGTAAATGAGTATCATTCAAGTAACAGAACTTAAAAAATCATACGGCGATCTGGATGTGCTGAAGCGGATCACCTTTGAGGTGAACAAAGGTGAGGTGATCGCCGTGATCGGCCCGTCGGGATCTGGCAAAAGCACGATGCTGCGCAGCCTGGTGAATCTGGAGCAGGTGAACGGCGGTACGATCCGCGTTCAGGACCGTGAGCTTGTCAAGGATGGACAGTATGCTGGCAGCCAGGAGATCAAAGCCATTACCTCGCGCATGGGAATGGTGTTCCAACACTTTAATTTGTTTCCCCACTTGACTGTACAGGCCAACTTGGAGCTTGCGCCAAAGCTTGTGAAGAAGCTCCCGGCTGCAGATATCCGGCGCATGAGCGCCGAGATGCTGGGCAAGGTGGGCCTGGCAGACCGGGCGGCTGCCTACCCGAGCCGCCTCTCCGGAGGGCAGAAGCAGCGGGTGGCCATCGCCCGTGCGCTGATGATGAATCCGGATATTATGCTGTTTGACGAGCCAACCTCGGCGCTGGACCCGGAGCTGACGGGTGAGGTGCTGCGCGTGATTAAGCAGCTGGCCGAGGAACATATGACGATGGTGATTGTAACCCATGAGATGGGCTTTGCGCGGGAAGTGGCTGACCGTGTGCTGTTCATGGATAATGGAGAGATTGTAGAGGCAGGCCCGCCGGAGCAGCTCTTCGAGCATCCGCAAGCCGAACGGACCCGCTCCTTCCTGGCCCGTACCCGTTAATCCAGAAATCTTGGACTTTCATACCATTGATTGATCCCGGCTTCATAACGGTATATAGTTATAGGATGAGCTTTGTATCGCTCATTGATTATTTACCAGAAGCGGGTGAGTCATTTGTCCAAATCGAACGATCCGGATAAGCCCCTAATCGACCAGATCGACCGGGAGATTATCAAGGCGCTGAACCGGAACGGGAGGATCTCGTATACCGATTTGGGGAAGGAGATCGGGCTGTCCCGCGTCGCTGTGCAGACGCGGATTAACTCCCTTATGGATGAGGGAGTCATCGAACGATTTACAGCCGTGATCAACCCGGAGAAGATCGGGATCACGGTATCTGCCTTTTTCAACGTTGAAGTAGAACCCAAGCATTTACAGAAGGTAGCAGAGGCTCTTGCAGAGGAACCGGTGGTAACCAGCCTCTATCATATGACAGGCCCCTCCAAGCTTCATATGCACGCCCTGTTTACGGACAACCGGGAGATGGAGG from Paenibacillus sp. CAA11 encodes:
- a CDS encoding amino acid ABC transporter ATP-binding protein — its product is MSIIQVTELKKSYGDLDVLKRITFEVNKGEVIAVIGPSGSGKSTMLRSLVNLEQVNGGTIRVQDRELVKDGQYAGSQEIKAITSRMGMVFQHFNLFPHLTVQANLELAPKLVKKLPAADIRRMSAEMLGKVGLADRAAAYPSRLSGGQKQRVAIARALMMNPDIMLFDEPTSALDPELTGEVLRVIKQLAEEHMTMVIVTHEMGFAREVADRVLFMDNGEIVEAGPPEQLFEHPQAERTRSFLARTR
- a CDS encoding amino acid ABC transporter permease; this encodes MSLDYLIQITGPMLEGARTTIVLFLISVVLSIPLGFLVTLMVKSRIKPLAWLAHAYIYVMRGTPLLLQMLFFCFGLPNLPVIGEYLVLDRFVAAALAFVLNYAAYFAEIFRGGLLAVDQGQHEAAQVLGLSRWQTTVRIIMPQMFRVALPAVANESITLVKDTALLYAVAVPELLHFALTAVNRDFTIMPFFVAGVIYLLMTMVLTLLFKLIEKKFKFE
- a CDS encoding Lrp/AsnC family transcriptional regulator, which translates into the protein MSKSNDPDKPLIDQIDREIIKALNRNGRISYTDLGKEIGLSRVAVQTRINSLMDEGVIERFTAVINPEKIGITVSAFFNVEVEPKHLQKVAEALAEEPVVTSLYHMTGPSKLHMHALFTDNREMEAFMKEKLYVLPGITSVDSQVLITRYKSRMGMRL
- a CDS encoding amino acid ABC transporter substrate-binding protein; the encoded protein is MKKLSLLALVLGALLMALAGCSGKEGADSGKLVIGIDDKFAPMGFRDEQNNIVGFDIDYAKAAAEKMGVQAEFQPIDWSSKESELTSGRIDLIWNGYTITDERKEKVLFTKPYLKNSQVIMVLAKSPIAKLTDLAGKEVGLQSLSSAADALDASPIKTELKKVTEFSDNVLALSDLKNGRVDAVVIDEVVARYYMSKEKDTFKLLDESLAPEEYGVGVKKGNEELLNKLQKALDELNTDGTAAQISNKWFGEDKVLK